One genomic window of Cygnus olor isolate bCygOlo1 chromosome 3, bCygOlo1.pri.v2, whole genome shotgun sequence includes the following:
- the ASXL2 gene encoding putative Polycomb group protein ASXL2 isoform X6, producing MFMEQLYAIPLEVSSRLSQTSSPQAGCPSPSIQTGKVISSSQKHSKKALKQALKQQQQKQQQQQCRAGMPVSSNQHVLLKAVKAASDSTPTKSAWEGKQSDGQSSSPQNSTSSSSPSVKLDNSLPGLGKKPFQRSDRLHARQLKRTKCAEIDVETPDSILVNTNLRALINKHTFSVLPTECQQRLLLLLPEVDRQVGADGLMKLSGSALNNEFFTSAAQGWKERLSEGEFTPEMQLRIRQEIEKEKKVELWKEHFFESYYGQSSGLSPEESKRLTANTSPAETEVENPAAEQPKCMPASLAPVKEEITPPLESKAQAVQAAPTMKKGGEERREDTQPKPAKPAEASVSPDGCAAKPSDRPLSLKEKVQGESTQEKPQSAVSQKPEEERKHAVSKEALVKETVSTSVLALSKPKSPEAGEVVASAASPVITPQTPEKKSPANEEMEVSVEGHKRKSESREEGLTTPEKKPRIMENCQHHQSFRTQPQSFPAAGTQVPRVPPLKIPVSRISPMPFPAGQVSPGARFPTSVTSPGRTGARTLADIKAKAQQVRAQRAAAAAAAAAAAAAASSGGAVPGPGPGGGGGPPGGGGERSNAAPSGTNETGTGGNALELAGTGSGGSSRRFLPHCPGPHSQMETQATDQPPAHNLSRAQLQQTSTLQSRTPGSNTGTNCSSSAASALEKSDRIKQSPPNMTVNQVPGSPYAGSRGKQEKAPSAPAGPSQASGASAVRDGTVCVTASTAGTNTNVTKVAPAALGGTSLDASKGTSPSPLMSSSSLTPTGSEAQAGGAVTSAPSAPSSNTLSAVPSLKTHLSSSGALPKTSSNIPANNPLVTQLLQGKNVPLEQILPKPLTKAEMKTVPLASNEEKGAAAPSATSVAGNGTGAEGGERQPGLPAQQLGKIFCQNRPLPHIPRTFSVPSGKDPSVDQHQCPEALSKTTQEQILQTLIKRVQRQNLFPVLQPSQLNLTHSGFQLENSSTSQRFVLGFMGRRTSKPAMSGHYLLNISTYGRGSESLRRGFSLNPENRLCLNSPADAPKTEFGECEEMAGHGSSSSEEGDADDESTGDERERVSVKEEPQASQVSGQCEKEQASHNINPSDYSILAKKGVKTEAAASQQAAVSRENVQGFDGTMLARDFIQAAQEQMAHAMRGKMHSSPELFSPSVPSTDSAQQQPPQLPHPHPPKLGGDAAAQLIGPSYSGTINVSTSPDVNQGSLMTGLSECNQLSSSMGNVMSFSVTVTTIPTSQAMNSGNHSQTIPVQAFAEDHSMEDSPSKCYCRLKAMIMCKGCGAFCHDDCIGPSKLCVSCLVVR from the exons CTTGGGAAGGAAAGCAGTCAGATGGACAGTCAAGCAGCCCTCAGAACTCCACCTCCAGTTCCTCTCCCTCTGTTAAGCTCGATAACTCCttgccagggctggggaagaagcCATTCCAGAGATCTGACAGGCTCCATGCAC GGCAGCTGAAGAGAACAAAGTGTGCTGAAATCGATGTGGAAACTCCTGACTCCATCCTCGTGAACACAAACCTGCGGGCACTGATCAACAAGCATACGTTCTCTGTTCTGCCTACGGAATGCCAGCAgcgcctgctgctgctgctgccagaggtaGACAGGCAG GTTGGGGCAGATGGTTTGATGAAACTGAGCGGCTCTGCATTGAACAACGAGTTCTTCACGTCAGCTGCCCAAGGCTGGAAGGAGAGGTTGTCAGAAG GTGAGTTTACACCAGAAATGCAGCTAAGAATACGTCAAGagatagagaaagaaaagaaggttgAGCTGTGGAAGGAACATTTTTTTGAGAGCTACTATGGTCAGAG tTCTGGACTAAGTCCTGAAGAGTCCAAGAGACTGACAGCAAACACCAGCCCTGCCGAGACAGAGGTTGAAAATCCAGCAGCTGAACAGCCAAAATGCATGCCAGCCTCTCTGGCACCAGTCAAAGAGGAGATTACTCCTCCATTAGAGTCTAAAGCACAAGCAGTCCAGGCAGCACCCACGAtgaaaaaaggaggagaggaaagaagagaggacaCGCAGCCAAAACCGGCCAAACCTGCAGaggcctcagtttccccagatGGCTGTGCAGCGAAGCCTAGCGACCGCCCTCtctctttaaaagagaaagtaCAAGGAGAATCCACTCAAGAGAAACCACAATCTGCTGTCAGTCAAAAGccagaagaggagaggaagcatGCTGTATCAAAGGAAGCGCTAGTAAAAGAGACTGTGAGTACCTCAGTTTTGGCCCTGAGCAAACCAAAGAGCCCTGAAGCAGGTGAAGTAGTAGCAAGTGCAGCAAGTCCAGTGATTACTCCACAAACACCAGAAAAGAAGTCCCctgcaaatgaagaaatggaGGTCAGTGTTGAAGGCCATAAGAGGAAGTCGGAGAGCCGTGAAGAAGGTCTAACCACTCCTGAGAAGAAGCCCCGCATCATGGAGAACTGCCAGCACCACCAGTCGTTTCGGACCCAGCCACAGTcctttcctgcagctgggacCCAGGTGCCACGGGTACCCCCACTCAAG ATTCCTGTTTCCAGAATCTCCCCAATGCCATTTCCTGCGGGCCAGGTCTCTCCCGGGGCACGTTTCCCAACCTCAGTTACCAGTCCGGGAAGAACAGGGGCCAGAACTTTGGCAGACATCAAGGCAAAAGCCCAGCAAGTCAGGGCCCAGAGGGCAGCGGCCGCCgctgcagccgccgccgccgccgccgccgcctcttCGGGGGGAGCAGTGCCAGGGCCCGGACCCGGTGGTGGCGGGGGCCCTCCAGGTGGTGGAGGAGAGAGGAGTAACGCAGCACCAAGCGGAACCAACGAAACTGGAACTGGAGGAAATGCACTGGAACTGGCAGGAACTGGAAGCGGGGGAAGTTCGAGAAGGTTTCTTCCCCATTGTCCAGGGCCCCATTCCCAAATGGAGACCCAGGCCACGGACCAGCCACCAGCTCACAATCTCTCTAGAGCACAACTACAGCAAACTTCCACATTGCAATCCAGAACTCCAGGCAGCAATACGGGCACCAACTGCTCCTCATCAGCGGCATCAGCATTAGAGAAAAGCGACAGAATAAAACAGAGCCCCCCAAACATGACTGTAAACCAGGTTCCAGGCTCCCCATATGCCGGTAGCAGGGGCAAACAAGAGAAAGCaccttctgctccagcaggtcCGAGCCAGGCCAGTGGGGCGTCAGCTGTCAGGGACGGAACAGTCTGTGTCACTGCATCCACAGCGGGTACCAACACAAATGTAACTAAGGTGGCGCCTGCGGCCTTAGGAGGGACCAGCTTAGATGCCTCTAAAGGCacatctccttcccctctgaTGTCTTCATCTTCACTGACACCCACAGGCTCAGAAGCCCAGGCTGGAGGTGCGGTAACATCTGCTCCATCTGCCCCATCCTCTAACACTTTGTCAGCAGTACCTAGCCTTAAAACTCACCTAAGTTCAAGTGGGGCCCTCCCCAAAACAAGCTCCAATATTCCTGCTAACAACCCTTTAGTCACCCAACTTCTCCAGGGCAAGAATGTCCCTCTGGAACAAATCCTGCCGAAGCCCCTcaccaaagcagaaatgaaaactgtcCCACTAGCTTCTAACGAAGAAaaaggggcagcagcacccagtgcTACAAGTGTAGCAGGGAATGGCACTGGAGCCGAGGGCGGTGAAAGACAACCGGGTTTACCCGCACAGCAGCTTGGGAAGATCTTTTGCCAGAACAGGCCTCTGCCTCACATTCCAAGGACCTTTTCAGTCCCCTCGGGAAAGGACCCCAGTGTTGACCAGCACCAGTGCCCAGAGGCGCTCAGTAAAACAACCCAAGAGCAGATCCTTCAGACTCTCATCAAGAGGGTCCAGAGGCAGAATTTGTTTCCAGTCCTTCAGCCTTCACAACTGAACCTCACTCACTCAGGTTTCCAGTTAGAAAACAGCTCCACCAGCCAGAGATTTGTGCTGGGTTTCATGGGCAGAAGGACCTCCAAGCCTGCTATGTCTGGTCATTATCTGCTCAACATTTCCACCTATGGCCGTGGCTCAGAGAGTTTGAGGAGAGGCTTCTCCCTGAACCCAGAAAACCGCTTGTGTCTGAACAGTCCTGCTGATGCTCCGAAAACAGAATTTGGGGAATGTGAGGAGATGGCTGGCcacggcagcagcagcagcgaggaaGGAGATGCAGATGATGAGAGTACTGGTGATGAACGTGAACGTGTCAGTGTAAAAGAGGAGCCCCAGGCTTCGCAGGTGTCTGGCCAGTGTGAAAAAGAACAGGCGTCACATAACATAAACCCTTCAGATTACAGCATCCTTGCTAAGAAGGGTGTAAAGACGGAAGCAGCCGCGTCTCAGCAAGCAGCAGTCAGCAGGGAGAACGTTCAGGGGTTTGACGGAACTATGTTAGCGCGAGATTTTATTCAAGCCGCTCAAGAGCAAATGGCACATGCaatgaggggaaaaatgcaCAGCAGCCCTGAGCTTTTCAGTCCTTCTGTACCGTCCACGGACTCTgcgcagcagcagcctccccagcttCCTCATCCACACCCTCCAAAGCTGGgtggagatgctgcagcacagctcattGGGCCCAGTTACAGCGGCACAATAAACGTCTCCACCTCCCCGGACGTGAACCAAGGGTCTCTTATGACTGGGCTGTCGGAATGCAATCAGTTGTCTAGTAGCATGGGGAACGTCATGTCCTTTTCGGTGACTGTAACCACCATTCCCACCAGCCAAGCTATGAACTCTGGCAACCACAGTCAGACCATCCCAGTTCAAGCCTTCGCTGAAGACCACAGCATGGAGGACTCCCCTTCCAAATGTTACTGCAGGTTGAAAGCCATGATCATGTGCAAGGGCTGCGGCGCCTTCTGCCATGACGATTGCATTGGCCCCTCTAAGCTCTGTGTCTCCTGCCTTGTCGTGCGGTAA
- the ASXL2 gene encoding putative Polycomb group protein ASXL2 isoform X5 has product MLHSPMPKQKQRQSPSRVPTSKLQPGSRVSSRLSQTSSPQAGCPSPSIQTGKVISSSQKHSKKALKQALKQQQQKQQQQQCRAGMPVSSNQHVLLKAVKAASDSTPTKSAWEGKQSDGQSSSPQNSTSSSSPSVKLDNSLPGLGKKPFQRSDRLHARQLKRTKCAEIDVETPDSILVNTNLRALINKHTFSVLPTECQQRLLLLLPEVDRQVGADGLMKLSGSALNNEFFTSAAQGWKERLSEGEFTPEMQLRIRQEIEKEKKVELWKEHFFESYYGQSSGLSPEESKRLTANTSPAETEVENPAAEQPKCMPASLAPVKEEITPPLESKAQAVQAAPTMKKGGEERREDTQPKPAKPAEASVSPDGCAAKPSDRPLSLKEKVQGESTQEKPQSAVSQKPEEERKHAVSKEALVKETVSTSVLALSKPKSPEAGEVVASAASPVITPQTPEKKSPANEEMEVSVEGHKRKSESREEGLTTPEKKPRIMENCQHHQSFRTQPQSFPAAGTQVPRVPPLKIPVSRISPMPFPAGQVSPGARFPTSVTSPGRTGARTLADIKAKAQQVRAQRAAAAAAAAAAAAAASSGGAVPGPGPGGGGGPPGGGGERSNAAPSGTNETGTGGNALELAGTGSGGSSRRFLPHCPGPHSQMETQATDQPPAHNLSRAQLQQTSTLQSRTPGSNTGTNCSSSAASALEKSDRIKQSPPNMTVNQVPGSPYAGSRGKQEKAPSAPAGPSQASGASAVRDGTVCVTASTAGTNTNVTKVAPAALGGTSLDASKGTSPSPLMSSSSLTPTGSEAQAGGAVTSAPSAPSSNTLSAVPSLKTHLSSSGALPKTSSNIPANNPLVTQLLQGKNVPLEQILPKPLTKAEMKTVPLASNEEKGAAAPSATSVAGNGTGAEGGERQPGLPAQQLGKIFCQNRPLPHIPRTFSVPSGKDPSVDQHQCPEALSKTTQEQILQTLIKRVQRQNLFPVLQPSQLNLTHSGFQLENSSTSQRFVLGFMGRRTSKPAMSGHYLLNISTYGRGSESLRRGFSLNPENRLCLNSPADAPKTEFGECEEMAGHGSSSSEEGDADDESTGDERERVSVKEEPQASQVSGQCEKEQASHNINPSDYSILAKKGVKTEAAASQQAAVSRENVQGFDGTMLARDFIQAAQEQMAHAMRGKMHSSPELFSPSVPSTDSAQQQPPQLPHPHPPKLGGDAAAQLIGPSYSGTINVSTSPDVNQGSLMTGLSECNQLSSSMGNVMSFSVTVTTIPTSQAMNSGNHSQTIPVQAFAEDHSMEDSPSKCYCRLKAMIMCKGCGAFCHDDCIGPSKLCVSCLVVR; this is encoded by the exons CTTGGGAAGGAAAGCAGTCAGATGGACAGTCAAGCAGCCCTCAGAACTCCACCTCCAGTTCCTCTCCCTCTGTTAAGCTCGATAACTCCttgccagggctggggaagaagcCATTCCAGAGATCTGACAGGCTCCATGCAC GGCAGCTGAAGAGAACAAAGTGTGCTGAAATCGATGTGGAAACTCCTGACTCCATCCTCGTGAACACAAACCTGCGGGCACTGATCAACAAGCATACGTTCTCTGTTCTGCCTACGGAATGCCAGCAgcgcctgctgctgctgctgccagaggtaGACAGGCAG GTTGGGGCAGATGGTTTGATGAAACTGAGCGGCTCTGCATTGAACAACGAGTTCTTCACGTCAGCTGCCCAAGGCTGGAAGGAGAGGTTGTCAGAAG GTGAGTTTACACCAGAAATGCAGCTAAGAATACGTCAAGagatagagaaagaaaagaaggttgAGCTGTGGAAGGAACATTTTTTTGAGAGCTACTATGGTCAGAG tTCTGGACTAAGTCCTGAAGAGTCCAAGAGACTGACAGCAAACACCAGCCCTGCCGAGACAGAGGTTGAAAATCCAGCAGCTGAACAGCCAAAATGCATGCCAGCCTCTCTGGCACCAGTCAAAGAGGAGATTACTCCTCCATTAGAGTCTAAAGCACAAGCAGTCCAGGCAGCACCCACGAtgaaaaaaggaggagaggaaagaagagaggacaCGCAGCCAAAACCGGCCAAACCTGCAGaggcctcagtttccccagatGGCTGTGCAGCGAAGCCTAGCGACCGCCCTCtctctttaaaagagaaagtaCAAGGAGAATCCACTCAAGAGAAACCACAATCTGCTGTCAGTCAAAAGccagaagaggagaggaagcatGCTGTATCAAAGGAAGCGCTAGTAAAAGAGACTGTGAGTACCTCAGTTTTGGCCCTGAGCAAACCAAAGAGCCCTGAAGCAGGTGAAGTAGTAGCAAGTGCAGCAAGTCCAGTGATTACTCCACAAACACCAGAAAAGAAGTCCCctgcaaatgaagaaatggaGGTCAGTGTTGAAGGCCATAAGAGGAAGTCGGAGAGCCGTGAAGAAGGTCTAACCACTCCTGAGAAGAAGCCCCGCATCATGGAGAACTGCCAGCACCACCAGTCGTTTCGGACCCAGCCACAGTcctttcctgcagctgggacCCAGGTGCCACGGGTACCCCCACTCAAG ATTCCTGTTTCCAGAATCTCCCCAATGCCATTTCCTGCGGGCCAGGTCTCTCCCGGGGCACGTTTCCCAACCTCAGTTACCAGTCCGGGAAGAACAGGGGCCAGAACTTTGGCAGACATCAAGGCAAAAGCCCAGCAAGTCAGGGCCCAGAGGGCAGCGGCCGCCgctgcagccgccgccgccgccgccgccgcctcttCGGGGGGAGCAGTGCCAGGGCCCGGACCCGGTGGTGGCGGGGGCCCTCCAGGTGGTGGAGGAGAGAGGAGTAACGCAGCACCAAGCGGAACCAACGAAACTGGAACTGGAGGAAATGCACTGGAACTGGCAGGAACTGGAAGCGGGGGAAGTTCGAGAAGGTTTCTTCCCCATTGTCCAGGGCCCCATTCCCAAATGGAGACCCAGGCCACGGACCAGCCACCAGCTCACAATCTCTCTAGAGCACAACTACAGCAAACTTCCACATTGCAATCCAGAACTCCAGGCAGCAATACGGGCACCAACTGCTCCTCATCAGCGGCATCAGCATTAGAGAAAAGCGACAGAATAAAACAGAGCCCCCCAAACATGACTGTAAACCAGGTTCCAGGCTCCCCATATGCCGGTAGCAGGGGCAAACAAGAGAAAGCaccttctgctccagcaggtcCGAGCCAGGCCAGTGGGGCGTCAGCTGTCAGGGACGGAACAGTCTGTGTCACTGCATCCACAGCGGGTACCAACACAAATGTAACTAAGGTGGCGCCTGCGGCCTTAGGAGGGACCAGCTTAGATGCCTCTAAAGGCacatctccttcccctctgaTGTCTTCATCTTCACTGACACCCACAGGCTCAGAAGCCCAGGCTGGAGGTGCGGTAACATCTGCTCCATCTGCCCCATCCTCTAACACTTTGTCAGCAGTACCTAGCCTTAAAACTCACCTAAGTTCAAGTGGGGCCCTCCCCAAAACAAGCTCCAATATTCCTGCTAACAACCCTTTAGTCACCCAACTTCTCCAGGGCAAGAATGTCCCTCTGGAACAAATCCTGCCGAAGCCCCTcaccaaagcagaaatgaaaactgtcCCACTAGCTTCTAACGAAGAAaaaggggcagcagcacccagtgcTACAAGTGTAGCAGGGAATGGCACTGGAGCCGAGGGCGGTGAAAGACAACCGGGTTTACCCGCACAGCAGCTTGGGAAGATCTTTTGCCAGAACAGGCCTCTGCCTCACATTCCAAGGACCTTTTCAGTCCCCTCGGGAAAGGACCCCAGTGTTGACCAGCACCAGTGCCCAGAGGCGCTCAGTAAAACAACCCAAGAGCAGATCCTTCAGACTCTCATCAAGAGGGTCCAGAGGCAGAATTTGTTTCCAGTCCTTCAGCCTTCACAACTGAACCTCACTCACTCAGGTTTCCAGTTAGAAAACAGCTCCACCAGCCAGAGATTTGTGCTGGGTTTCATGGGCAGAAGGACCTCCAAGCCTGCTATGTCTGGTCATTATCTGCTCAACATTTCCACCTATGGCCGTGGCTCAGAGAGTTTGAGGAGAGGCTTCTCCCTGAACCCAGAAAACCGCTTGTGTCTGAACAGTCCTGCTGATGCTCCGAAAACAGAATTTGGGGAATGTGAGGAGATGGCTGGCcacggcagcagcagcagcgaggaaGGAGATGCAGATGATGAGAGTACTGGTGATGAACGTGAACGTGTCAGTGTAAAAGAGGAGCCCCAGGCTTCGCAGGTGTCTGGCCAGTGTGAAAAAGAACAGGCGTCACATAACATAAACCCTTCAGATTACAGCATCCTTGCTAAGAAGGGTGTAAAGACGGAAGCAGCCGCGTCTCAGCAAGCAGCAGTCAGCAGGGAGAACGTTCAGGGGTTTGACGGAACTATGTTAGCGCGAGATTTTATTCAAGCCGCTCAAGAGCAAATGGCACATGCaatgaggggaaaaatgcaCAGCAGCCCTGAGCTTTTCAGTCCTTCTGTACCGTCCACGGACTCTgcgcagcagcagcctccccagcttCCTCATCCACACCCTCCAAAGCTGGgtggagatgctgcagcacagctcattGGGCCCAGTTACAGCGGCACAATAAACGTCTCCACCTCCCCGGACGTGAACCAAGGGTCTCTTATGACTGGGCTGTCGGAATGCAATCAGTTGTCTAGTAGCATGGGGAACGTCATGTCCTTTTCGGTGACTGTAACCACCATTCCCACCAGCCAAGCTATGAACTCTGGCAACCACAGTCAGACCATCCCAGTTCAAGCCTTCGCTGAAGACCACAGCATGGAGGACTCCCCTTCCAAATGTTACTGCAGGTTGAAAGCCATGATCATGTGCAAGGGCTGCGGCGCCTTCTGCCATGACGATTGCATTGGCCCCTCTAAGCTCTGTGTCTCCTGCCTTGTCGTGCGGTAA
- the ASXL2 gene encoding putative Polycomb group protein ASXL2 isoform X7: MPVSSNQHVLLKAVKAASDSTPTKSAWEGKQSDGQSSSPQNSTSSSSPSVKLDNSLPGLGKKPFQRSDRLHARQLKRTKCAEIDVETPDSILVNTNLRALINKHTFSVLPTECQQRLLLLLPEVDRQVGADGLMKLSGSALNNEFFTSAAQGWKERLSEGEFTPEMQLRIRQEIEKEKKVELWKEHFFESYYGQSSGLSPEESKRLTANTSPAETEVENPAAEQPKCMPASLAPVKEEITPPLESKAQAVQAAPTMKKGGEERREDTQPKPAKPAEASVSPDGCAAKPSDRPLSLKEKVQGESTQEKPQSAVSQKPEEERKHAVSKEALVKETVSTSVLALSKPKSPEAGEVVASAASPVITPQTPEKKSPANEEMEVSVEGHKRKSESREEGLTTPEKKPRIMENCQHHQSFRTQPQSFPAAGTQVPRVPPLKIPVSRISPMPFPAGQVSPGARFPTSVTSPGRTGARTLADIKAKAQQVRAQRAAAAAAAAAAAAAASSGGAVPGPGPGGGGGPPGGGGERSNAAPSGTNETGTGGNALELAGTGSGGSSRRFLPHCPGPHSQMETQATDQPPAHNLSRAQLQQTSTLQSRTPGSNTGTNCSSSAASALEKSDRIKQSPPNMTVNQVPGSPYAGSRGKQEKAPSAPAGPSQASGASAVRDGTVCVTASTAGTNTNVTKVAPAALGGTSLDASKGTSPSPLMSSSSLTPTGSEAQAGGAVTSAPSAPSSNTLSAVPSLKTHLSSSGALPKTSSNIPANNPLVTQLLQGKNVPLEQILPKPLTKAEMKTVPLASNEEKGAAAPSATSVAGNGTGAEGGERQPGLPAQQLGKIFCQNRPLPHIPRTFSVPSGKDPSVDQHQCPEALSKTTQEQILQTLIKRVQRQNLFPVLQPSQLNLTHSGFQLENSSTSQRFVLGFMGRRTSKPAMSGHYLLNISTYGRGSESLRRGFSLNPENRLCLNSPADAPKTEFGECEEMAGHGSSSSEEGDADDESTGDERERVSVKEEPQASQVSGQCEKEQASHNINPSDYSILAKKGVKTEAAASQQAAVSRENVQGFDGTMLARDFIQAAQEQMAHAMRGKMHSSPELFSPSVPSTDSAQQQPPQLPHPHPPKLGGDAAAQLIGPSYSGTINVSTSPDVNQGSLMTGLSECNQLSSSMGNVMSFSVTVTTIPTSQAMNSGNHSQTIPVQAFAEDHSMEDSPSKCYCRLKAMIMCKGCGAFCHDDCIGPSKLCVSCLVVR, encoded by the exons CTTGGGAAGGAAAGCAGTCAGATGGACAGTCAAGCAGCCCTCAGAACTCCACCTCCAGTTCCTCTCCCTCTGTTAAGCTCGATAACTCCttgccagggctggggaagaagcCATTCCAGAGATCTGACAGGCTCCATGCAC GGCAGCTGAAGAGAACAAAGTGTGCTGAAATCGATGTGGAAACTCCTGACTCCATCCTCGTGAACACAAACCTGCGGGCACTGATCAACAAGCATACGTTCTCTGTTCTGCCTACGGAATGCCAGCAgcgcctgctgctgctgctgccagaggtaGACAGGCAG GTTGGGGCAGATGGTTTGATGAAACTGAGCGGCTCTGCATTGAACAACGAGTTCTTCACGTCAGCTGCCCAAGGCTGGAAGGAGAGGTTGTCAGAAG GTGAGTTTACACCAGAAATGCAGCTAAGAATACGTCAAGagatagagaaagaaaagaaggttgAGCTGTGGAAGGAACATTTTTTTGAGAGCTACTATGGTCAGAG tTCTGGACTAAGTCCTGAAGAGTCCAAGAGACTGACAGCAAACACCAGCCCTGCCGAGACAGAGGTTGAAAATCCAGCAGCTGAACAGCCAAAATGCATGCCAGCCTCTCTGGCACCAGTCAAAGAGGAGATTACTCCTCCATTAGAGTCTAAAGCACAAGCAGTCCAGGCAGCACCCACGAtgaaaaaaggaggagaggaaagaagagaggacaCGCAGCCAAAACCGGCCAAACCTGCAGaggcctcagtttccccagatGGCTGTGCAGCGAAGCCTAGCGACCGCCCTCtctctttaaaagagaaagtaCAAGGAGAATCCACTCAAGAGAAACCACAATCTGCTGTCAGTCAAAAGccagaagaggagaggaagcatGCTGTATCAAAGGAAGCGCTAGTAAAAGAGACTGTGAGTACCTCAGTTTTGGCCCTGAGCAAACCAAAGAGCCCTGAAGCAGGTGAAGTAGTAGCAAGTGCAGCAAGTCCAGTGATTACTCCACAAACACCAGAAAAGAAGTCCCctgcaaatgaagaaatggaGGTCAGTGTTGAAGGCCATAAGAGGAAGTCGGAGAGCCGTGAAGAAGGTCTAACCACTCCTGAGAAGAAGCCCCGCATCATGGAGAACTGCCAGCACCACCAGTCGTTTCGGACCCAGCCACAGTcctttcctgcagctgggacCCAGGTGCCACGGGTACCCCCACTCAAG ATTCCTGTTTCCAGAATCTCCCCAATGCCATTTCCTGCGGGCCAGGTCTCTCCCGGGGCACGTTTCCCAACCTCAGTTACCAGTCCGGGAAGAACAGGGGCCAGAACTTTGGCAGACATCAAGGCAAAAGCCCAGCAAGTCAGGGCCCAGAGGGCAGCGGCCGCCgctgcagccgccgccgccgccgccgccgcctcttCGGGGGGAGCAGTGCCAGGGCCCGGACCCGGTGGTGGCGGGGGCCCTCCAGGTGGTGGAGGAGAGAGGAGTAACGCAGCACCAAGCGGAACCAACGAAACTGGAACTGGAGGAAATGCACTGGAACTGGCAGGAACTGGAAGCGGGGGAAGTTCGAGAAGGTTTCTTCCCCATTGTCCAGGGCCCCATTCCCAAATGGAGACCCAGGCCACGGACCAGCCACCAGCTCACAATCTCTCTAGAGCACAACTACAGCAAACTTCCACATTGCAATCCAGAACTCCAGGCAGCAATACGGGCACCAACTGCTCCTCATCAGCGGCATCAGCATTAGAGAAAAGCGACAGAATAAAACAGAGCCCCCCAAACATGACTGTAAACCAGGTTCCAGGCTCCCCATATGCCGGTAGCAGGGGCAAACAAGAGAAAGCaccttctgctccagcaggtcCGAGCCAGGCCAGTGGGGCGTCAGCTGTCAGGGACGGAACAGTCTGTGTCACTGCATCCACAGCGGGTACCAACACAAATGTAACTAAGGTGGCGCCTGCGGCCTTAGGAGGGACCAGCTTAGATGCCTCTAAAGGCacatctccttcccctctgaTGTCTTCATCTTCACTGACACCCACAGGCTCAGAAGCCCAGGCTGGAGGTGCGGTAACATCTGCTCCATCTGCCCCATCCTCTAACACTTTGTCAGCAGTACCTAGCCTTAAAACTCACCTAAGTTCAAGTGGGGCCCTCCCCAAAACAAGCTCCAATATTCCTGCTAACAACCCTTTAGTCACCCAACTTCTCCAGGGCAAGAATGTCCCTCTGGAACAAATCCTGCCGAAGCCCCTcaccaaagcagaaatgaaaactgtcCCACTAGCTTCTAACGAAGAAaaaggggcagcagcacccagtgcTACAAGTGTAGCAGGGAATGGCACTGGAGCCGAGGGCGGTGAAAGACAACCGGGTTTACCCGCACAGCAGCTTGGGAAGATCTTTTGCCAGAACAGGCCTCTGCCTCACATTCCAAGGACCTTTTCAGTCCCCTCGGGAAAGGACCCCAGTGTTGACCAGCACCAGTGCCCAGAGGCGCTCAGTAAAACAACCCAAGAGCAGATCCTTCAGACTCTCATCAAGAGGGTCCAGAGGCAGAATTTGTTTCCAGTCCTTCAGCCTTCACAACTGAACCTCACTCACTCAGGTTTCCAGTTAGAAAACAGCTCCACCAGCCAGAGATTTGTGCTGGGTTTCATGGGCAGAAGGACCTCCAAGCCTGCTATGTCTGGTCATTATCTGCTCAACATTTCCACCTATGGCCGTGGCTCAGAGAGTTTGAGGAGAGGCTTCTCCCTGAACCCAGAAAACCGCTTGTGTCTGAACAGTCCTGCTGATGCTCCGAAAACAGAATTTGGGGAATGTGAGGAGATGGCTGGCcacggcagcagcagcagcgaggaaGGAGATGCAGATGATGAGAGTACTGGTGATGAACGTGAACGTGTCAGTGTAAAAGAGGAGCCCCAGGCTTCGCAGGTGTCTGGCCAGTGTGAAAAAGAACAGGCGTCACATAACATAAACCCTTCAGATTACAGCATCCTTGCTAAGAAGGGTGTAAAGACGGAAGCAGCCGCGTCTCAGCAAGCAGCAGTCAGCAGGGAGAACGTTCAGGGGTTTGACGGAACTATGTTAGCGCGAGATTTTATTCAAGCCGCTCAAGAGCAAATGGCACATGCaatgaggggaaaaatgcaCAGCAGCCCTGAGCTTTTCAGTCCTTCTGTACCGTCCACGGACTCTgcgcagcagcagcctccccagcttCCTCATCCACACCCTCCAAAGCTGGgtggagatgctgcagcacagctcattGGGCCCAGTTACAGCGGCACAATAAACGTCTCCACCTCCCCGGACGTGAACCAAGGGTCTCTTATGACTGGGCTGTCGGAATGCAATCAGTTGTCTAGTAGCATGGGGAACGTCATGTCCTTTTCGGTGACTGTAACCACCATTCCCACCAGCCAAGCTATGAACTCTGGCAACCACAGTCAGACCATCCCAGTTCAAGCCTTCGCTGAAGACCACAGCATGGAGGACTCCCCTTCCAAATGTTACTGCAGGTTGAAAGCCATGATCATGTGCAAGGGCTGCGGCGCCTTCTGCCATGACGATTGCATTGGCCCCTCTAAGCTCTGTGTCTCCTGCCTTGTCGTGCGGTAA